The following is a genomic window from Chryseobacterium ginsenosidimutans.
AAATATTAAAGATCAGATTAAAACAGACTTTCCAGGAATGCCGGGAGGAGGAGGCTCCGATCATGCGTCTTTTGTTGCGGCGGGAGTTCCTGCGTTTGGTCTAGGTTCTTTAAATTGGGGGTATTTTGGCTACACATGGCATACAACCAGAGATACTTATGATAAAATTATCTTCGATGAGGTGAAAAATAACGTGATTCTTACAGCAACTTTAGCGTATATGGCATCGGAAGATCCAGAATTTACAAGCAGGGAAAAGAGAGCAATGCCTCTTGATGATAAAGGTCAGGCTACAAAATGGCCCGAAGCAAGAAAACCGATAAGAGATTCTAAAGATTTTAAATAGTCTTTTTTGGAGCTATTTCCCGCTTTCCATTGCAATCTTTTTTTGCGAAAAAAGGATTTTCATTGCAATCGGGGCTAGGAATTTGCGACTGTTACAAAAAATCAAACCTTCAAGGTTTTTAAAACCTTGAAGGTTTACTTTCAGAGTTACAGAATTGGTGGTTACATAAAATGTAAAGAGATACAATAAAAATGAGCGGCTTACTCAATAAGTCGTTCTTTATTTTTAGGTTGTTCTACATCCAGTAAACTTCTGATTTCGGCTATTTTGCTTTCTTTTACGATGTAGGTTTTGCATAATTTATTGTTCATGTGCATGCTTAGATTCGTTTGGGTTTCTGAATCAGAACTCGCACGTGGTTCATAATCTATCAAAATAGAACAAAAATTAGCTAAGCATAAAAAATTTCTTGCGAATGATCTCAAAATATTAGGATAATTTCCGTGTTCATCAATAATTTTTATTCTGAATATTTTCTTTCCTAAAGTTGTTCCGAAAAAACATTCAGTTATAGTTCCGAAAATAATTACAGATGGAATTGAAAGGAAAACACTTACAATAACTATTTTATGAAAGACAAATATAAAAATTAAAAAGAAAGGAAGCATATCGATAATCTTGGCAAAAAGTCTTTCTGTTTCATTATTTTCATGTGTTGGATTATATGGGATTTCATATTCAAATTTGTTATAAATACGATTTCCAAATTCATCAAAACTTCTTGTCGCTCTTCGAGTGATCTTCTTATCCTTTAATTCTGAAATTTTCATTTGTATTTTTGTTTTACAAAATCATACTCAACTGAATTCTTTTTCTTGCTTCATCAATTTCCGTCACTCTTACCTGAACGTGTTGATGCAGTTTTACCATTTCATTCACATCAGAAACGAAGCCGTCTTTTAATTGAGAAATATGAACGAGTCCGCTTTCTTTAATTCCCAAATCTACAAAGCATCCGAAAGCTGTAATATTGTTAACAATTCCCGGCAAAATCATTCCGGTTTTTAGGTCCGTGATCTTTTTTACCGTGGGATCAAATTCAAAAACTTTCGCTGCTTTCCGTGGATCTAATCCCGGTTTTTCCAATTCTTTTAAAATGTCTTTTATTCCTAAAATTCCGATGTCTCCGGTAATATATTTTTCAGGATTTATCTGAGCTATTTTTTCTTTATTAGCTATCAATTCATTGGTTTTAATCCCAAGATCTTTTGCCATTTTTTCAACAATTCCGTAAGCTTCAGGGTGAACTGCAGAATTG
Proteins encoded in this region:
- a CDS encoding RDD family protein, translated to MKISELKDKKITRRATRSFDEFGNRIYNKFEYEIPYNPTHENNETERLFAKIIDMLPFFLIFIFVFHKIVIVSVFLSIPSVIIFGTITECFFGTTLGKKIFRIKIIDEHGNYPNILRSFARNFLCLANFCSILIDYEPRASSDSETQTNLSMHMNNKLCKTYIVKESKIAEIRSLLDVEQPKNKERLIE